The following DNA comes from Cryptococcus deuterogattii R265 chromosome 2, complete sequence.
TTACTTTGTACCTAAAAGTTCACAAAAAATAATTTCGAGAAAGTCCAGTCTCGGCCCCGCCGATTGGGGAAAGGACAGAGTAGTTCGCAAGGACTGGCCTAATATCATTAACAACAAAGAGAGTAGTGTATGTACAGATTTGATAGTTTGTTTAATGTATGCGGTTTTCTTGTTTTGTGTATTTATGAAAGCTGTGGTCTTCTAGAAATGTATTTGGGTGAAGGATGCAGATTTGACGCGGGTTACCTGGATTGATGAGAGTGAGGGTGACAGTGGAAGTGGCGATCTAGACAGGTAGGTTGATGTGACAGATGGTGACGTAGAAACCATCAGAATTGGTGAATTGGGGACCACAGCCGCACTCGAAGATGCGAAGCAAGCGAAAGAAAAATCGAAAATGCTGAGGTGGAGAGAATCCCCCGTATTCTTCGTGATAATGGCGAGCATATATCGCAACACGACGTCTGGTACACGAGTGGATCATCGCATgggtgatgatggatttcaatgtttgatgaagacgcATGACGAAAGGCGATGCCTGATCTACTTGGCGGTCACTCCTGAAGAGTCGGTCAACTTTTTCCTCAGGGCGTCAAGTCTGATCTTGATGGGCACCATGACTACGGATGACCTATCAGTTCATATATCATGCCAGGGACACAATCCCGGTACTCACGCCTCTCATAAGCGACCTTGTCTTCGTCTGGGATAATCCCATTCTCATACACGCTCTCATCCAGTAAGGCTTGAAGCAACCACAGCGACGTCTCATATCCTTGTTCTGCAGTTGTGAGATCGCCTTGCAGCTCTGCAACGGCAGCCTGGCGAGAGGTATCTCGAGCTTTGTCGTGAACAAGCCAGtctgggaagagaagagtatCACCCGCTTGCGTTTTAGCCCACTCCGCCTTCTCAAAGACCTCATTGAATCTAGCACGAAGCCATTGGCCCACTGCATATTATCAGCGCTGTAATTTGAAAACTGgataagaaaaaaaaacttactCTCATTCAGCTCCTGACTCGCCACATACCCATCGTAACCCTCTGTTCTATTCTTCCAATACCTCTTTACTTTGTCCATTGCTTTGACGATAAATGCCAACGACTTCATGTACAAAACTACCGCATCATTTGCCGCCGCTTCCTGCTGCCTCAGTATCCACACCTCGCTGTTcatcgaagaagaactaCTCTTCCTTCGACTGCCCGCTtgggcagcagcagcagcttgcATACTGAATGGGGGAGTAGTACCTGTCAAGCCTGTGGGCGTACCGGAGGTGCGAGCCGTCTGCGCTAGCTGTGTCTGGGCAAGTAAACGTTCGTCCGCGAGTTCAAACAACACAAACGCCTTGCGCGCGAGATCTTCTATAGTGCACAAGAGATGATCCTCATCAGCATCCATGTCGCTCACACGAACGATATTGGGCCGACGCTTGGCTGTCGCTCGGGCGATGGCGGTTGCCGCTGTGTTGGCGGAAGTGCCTATGAGGCGAATAGCGGTGTTTGTCAATGCTCGGGCAAGGGCGCCTGTTTGGAGGGATCCGGGAGATACTCCGAATCGAGCCGCGGCGTCTTGGCCATAAGATGGTGAGGGGGATATTGTAGTGGGAGGGAAAGCATTGAGAttggaaggaatggatggattACGAGGAAAAGAGTTGACTCCGGAGGTGTGCCTTGGAGCTTGCATAGCAAATGGTggggtggaagaaagggcaAATGGCGGCGAGTAGGAGATGGGTCCCAGGGCAGGATCATTCTTGGCGATAGTCGGACTGATCGgtttgaaggaggagacAGGACGAGAGACAACGCTCCCACGAGAGCTTCGTCTTATTATGGGTCGCTTTGAGGCTTGATCGAGTTCtgtaaaaagaaaaataaaaagtCAGCCGCATCACTCAAGAGAAGACTCCGATTCATTACTCACCATCGGCCAAAGCGTTTATCTCAACCGTCTGCTTCTCAACGACCACATAATCTGTACCCACCCCTGACGAGCTTCCCTCAAGCGCATTTGACCTCTCCACTTTACCATCTGGGCCCATCGTGATCGGCGGAGCAGCTGCCAAGGGCGAGCCCTCGCCTATACCCCTAGATGGACGGGGCATCGTCGGCGACGGACCCGTAAAAGGCGGCGTAAGTGGGACGGACTCTTCAACGCTTGAAGCTTCCCTCCCATCACCTTTCACGGACATTCTACGCTGCACTGAGGGAGTGGCTGTGATAATAGGCCGGGGGTTCGCCCGAGATGTTGGTGAGTGTTGGGTCGCAAGTCCTGGCTCAGGGCGGGGCGGGGTCGGGGTGGGCGCGAAAGACGGGGTTGGGGGTATGATAGCGGTAGGTTCAGAGGAAGGGGCGTCGCCGACATAATATCTCGGTGTTGAGCGGCGGGTGGGAGTTGGTCGGGATGGTGGCGTAGAGAAACGAGATCGATCT
Coding sequences within:
- a CDS encoding ULK/ULK protein kinase: MPDSNSQGPKEKESGHHRSHKERIGNYVVGAEIGRGSFATVYKGYRSKTKVPIAIKAVSRQKLTSKLLENLESEINILKVINHRNIVALTDCFKNDTHIYLVMEYCSGSDLSVYIKQRGNISTLDFVPKPGSSMALLPTNDEGKIYWPHPPTGGLDERVTRSFLGQLAQAIKFLRAQDLMHRDIKPQNLLLQPATEAEVAEGHPYGIPVLKVADFGFARILPAAAMAETLCGSPLYMAPEILRYEKYDAKADLWSVGAVLFEMSVGRPPFRANNHVELLRRIEKSNDNIVFPDEKERDSKSSDETSIPVSPDIKALIRALLKRKPNDRMGFDDFFNCGVWDGHMAESTEEESSSLDVSTDSSTGLGESDRIRQMVASTEQSKDRLIPTRAPQPLAADAALNPQPAVLISRDTPEDRSRFSTPPSRPTPTRRSTPRYYVGDAPSSEPTAIIPPTPSFAPTPTPPRPEPGLATQHSPTSRANPRPIITATPSVQRRMSVKGDGREASSVEESVPLTPPFTGPSPTMPRPSRGIGEGSPLAAAPPITMGPDGKVERSNALEGSSSGVGTDYVVVEKQTVEINALADELDQASKRPIIRRSSRGSVVSRPVSSFKPISPTIAKNDPALGPISYSPPFALSSTPPFAMQAPRHTSGVNSFPRNPSIPSNLNAFPPTTISPSPSYGQDAAARFGVSPGSLQTGALARALTNTAIRLIGTSANTAATAIARATAKRRPNIVRVSDMDADEDHLLCTIEDLARKAFVLFELADERLLAQTQLAQTARTSGTPTGLTGTTPPFSMQAAAAAQAGSRRKSSSSSMNSEVWILRQQEAAANDAVVLYMKSLAFIVKAMDKVKRYWKNRTEGYDGYVASQELNEMGQWLRARFNEVFEKAEWAKTQAGDTLLFPDWLVHDKARDTSRQAAVAELQGDLTTAEQGYETSLWLLQALLDESVYENGIIPDEDKVAYERLMVPIKIRLDALRKKLTDSSGVTAK